In Elusimicrobium sp., the genomic stretch ATACTCCCAAGATTACTTCTGCCAATCAAAAGAAATACATTGCCAAACAACGCAAAGCCTTGAAAAAAACCATCGCCGATTTACAAAAATGGGCTTCTAAATCCCGTCATAAAATTCCCTTGTTGTTGTCGTTAGATTACGAAGGCGGAACGGTTACTTCTCCCATGTTTTTGGGGCTGAAACAAATGCCGTCCAATATGCTTTTGGCCGCGGGCGGAAGCGAGAAAATCGTGGAAGATATGTATGCGGCCCAAGCCTTGGAAATGAAATTGGTGGGAACCGAAATGGCGTTAGGCCCGGTAACCGATGTAAACTCCAACCCTAAAAACCCGATTATTCAAACGCGCTCGTTTGGGGATAACGCCCAAGAGGCGGGGCGTTTTGCGGCGGCGGCCGTACGGGCTTTGGAACAAAACGGCGTAGCCGCCGTTAATAAACATTTCCCGGGCCACGGAGATACTTCTTCCGATTCTCACTACGAACAACCGGTTACCGATTTGCCGAAAGACGAACTGTGGCAAAAACATATTTCCGCTTTTATGCCTTCCGTGCAAGCGGGGGTTTCCGGCGTATTGAGTGCCCATGTGGTTTATCCGGAACTTGATAAAAACAACCCGGCCTCTTTTTCTCCTACTATTTTGAAAGGCCTTCTCCGTCAAGAAATGGGCTATAACGGGGTGATTGTAACCGACGGTTTGGATATGGGCGCGGTAAGCGACCAAAGCGTGGAAGAAATCGTTCGCCGTTCTTACAAAGCCGGCAACAATATGCTTTTGTTAAGCGGAGATGTGCGGGATATTAAAACCGCCAAAAAATATCCGCGCCGCGCAGCCGACTATGTGGAAAAAACGGTGCGCGAAGTGGAAGCCGGCAAGTTATCTGCCGCAGAAAATGTAACCCGTCAGGAAATAGAAATTTCCGCCGAAAAAATCTTAGCCTTGAAGGAAAAATTCGGCCTCTTTAATTCCGCGAAAGAACCTGTGTTGGAAACAGGGTTTGAAACGGCCTCCCGGGCGGCGGCAGAAGCGGGGGTAACGGTGGTGCGCTCCGCCGATAACGCCCTGCCGTTAACGGACAAAGAAAAAGAAATCTGTGCCGTGTTTTTTGCGGACGGTATTTTTTCGCTCCAGTTGGAAGCGTTCACCGATTATTTGTCTGCCCGCGGTAAAAAAGCCCGCCTGGTACATGCTTCCGTAGCCCCCACAAAGCAAGACCGCACAAAAGCGGGAGAATGTATGCCGGGGGCGCATGTGGTGGTGGTAGGGACGAGTTACACTTCCCGCCTGAACGAAGACCAGCAACGCCTGGCGGAAGAAATTCGGGTCTCGGCGGAAAAGGCCGGGAAAAAATATGTGCAAATCTCTTTATTAAATCCGTACGAAATTCCGCTCTATCCCCACACTCAAACCATGTTGGCGGTGTACGGCCCTACGGAATATGCCATGGAAACTTCGGCGAAAATTTTGTTGGGTGATGTGCAGGCAAAAGGGAAACTGCCTGTTTCGTTGGACTAAATTTTCTTTTTAGCCCGAAAAAAGAGCCCTCTGTATTTTCATACAGAGGGCTTTACTTCGTTTGGTTCATGTTTTCTCTCATATCCTTCCGGGCCTTATACAGTAAGTATTATTGAGCGTGCCTTCCATAACCCGAATCTGCTTTTTACCCATCCACTTCCTCAGCGTACTCCCCGTACCCACAGGTAAAGGGCCCGAGGCTTGTGAAAGGGATTCTGTAAAGCTAATATCCCAGAAATGGCGCAACTGAACAAAGAACACTTTTTTTCTGTCTTTGCCGACACGGTTGCACTCTTCGCGCAATTCCGCTTGCCTATGCCAGACAGTTTGCCTCCGCTTGTACCGCCCGACATCACCGGGAGGGGCTTGCACAAGGAGGGGTATTTTCTGTATCCCCCGAAGGATATTGTTAGTATAAGCGGTTTTTGCTTAAAATCAAGACTTGAAAAAAGGGTTAGTTTACGGGCGTGTAATTTTCATTACCACTTCCCCTAACGGGGTTACTTCCGCCGCGGGTAAAGTTTGGAGAAGTTGCCCTTGCGCGGTGCACAGGCACACGGATTCCCCTTGGGTATATACGCGGCGCAAAAGATATTGGTTTTGAACGCGAAGGAGCATTAAAGTGTGTTCGCTAAAAGCCGAAACAGGTTTGATGAAAAACAGGTCTTCTGTTGCTTCGGGAGATTGTTCAATCGATTGGCTTTTCAAAAGGCACTTGGCGCCTTTGGCGGCGGCTCGGGGGAGCGTCCACCACTCGCAGACATCTGCTTCCGCGTAATCGGGCCAAGCGGCTCCAATTGTGCTGATAAGCGGAATATGCACACTGTTGCTGGCGGAGTCCGTCAAAGAGGAGTTCGTGTCAGCAGTGTAAGTAAAAGAGGGGTCTTGGGTTTCGCGCAGCGTAGATGTGTTTTTGGCGGCTTGGCCTTCCGGATAGGTGGTAACGGGTTGAAAAAGGCGCATGACATCATAAAAAGCCAAGCCGAACAACTGGGCCATTTGGGCGATGTATCCCTTAGAAGGGGTACGTTTACCCGTAGCCCAAAAGGCTACGGTGGCAGTGGAAACATTGAGTATTTTTGCTAACTTGGCTTGTGCCCCGCGCAGAACACCGTTGTTCCATTTTTCCAGTTGCTTTTCAAATTTATTCATATTGTCGCCCTCTTATTTAAGTGTAGAAAATACACAAAGCAAAAAGCGCTTGACAAATGCTAGCAATACTTACTATACTAACAATATGAAAAGCGGCTGCAGCGCTTTTTACCTCACAGGCGTACAGGTTTTCCCTTACATTTTAGAAACCTTATACGGAGCGGTTTATCCTTACAAACCGATGCCGCGCCCGCGGTATGTCGGCTCCGTTACGCCTCAACTATGTAATTCTGCCAGGAAGTACATAGTTTATTGTAGCAAATAAAATGCCGTTTGGGTTAGTAAAGTTAACGGTTTCGCGTCCGTCCCACCTATTTAACGGGCTCCGGCTGAGCCGTTTGCTTTCTACCCAACGGCTTTTATGGGGGAATACTGCCGCGGGGCTTTCGGGGAAGGGCCAAAACAAATTATAATATAAGTATGAAACGCACTTTTTCTCTTAACATTTACGGGCTGATTTTTTCCATCATGGTATTGGTGGCGGCCCTGACTTATATTTTACCCGCCGGACAGTATAACTCCGTTGAGCGGGACGGCCGCACCTATACGGTGGCAGGCTCTTATCACCGGGTAGAGGCCAACCCGCAGGGCATTGGGGCCGTATTGACTGCCCCTGCCAAAGCCTTTGGTGATTGTGCTGATATCATTGTGTTTATTTTCATTACCGGGGCCGTGTTTACCATTTTGGAACGCACGGGAACGGTTAACGCGGTTATATTGGGCACGAGTTACCTGTTTTCCCGCAAAGAAAAATTAAAGAAATTCTTTATTCCCGCGTCGATGCTTCTTTTCTCTTTGGGCGGGGCCGTGTTTGGCATGGAGGAAGAAACCCTTATTTTTATTCCGTTGTTTATCCCGCTTGCGCTATCGCTGGGGTATGATACGGCCGTAGGGGTCAGTATTCCTTTCTTAGGGGCTTGGGTGGGCTTCGGCTC encodes the following:
- a CDS encoding helix-turn-helix transcriptional regulator, with product MNKFEKQLEKWNNGVLRGAQAKLAKILNVSTATVAFWATGKRTPSKGYIAQMAQLFGLAFYDVMRLFQPVTTYPEGQAAKNTSTLRETQDPSFTYTADTNSSLTDSASNSVHIPLISTIGAAWPDYAEADVCEWWTLPRAAAKGAKCLLKSQSIEQSPEATEDLFFIKPVSAFSEHTLMLLRVQNQYLLRRVYTQGESVCLCTAQGQLLQTLPAAEVTPLGEVVMKITRP